The Streptomyces sp. NBC_00224 genome has a window encoding:
- a CDS encoding cystathionine gamma-synthase — MSHEHLDKSFETIAIHAGNTADPLTGAVVPPIYQVSTYKQDGVGGLRGGYEYSRSANPTRTALEENLAALEGGVRGLAFASGLAAEDCLLRTLLAPGDHVVIPNDAYGGTFRLFAKVVSRWGVEWSVADTSDPASVRAAVTDRTKAIWVETPSNPLLGITDIAAVAAVAKDAGAKLVVDNTFASPYLQQPLALGADVVVHSLTKYMGGHSDVVGGALVTNSTELGEELAYHQNAMGAVAGPFDSWLVLRGIKTLPVRMDRHSENAGKIAEMLTRHPKVSQVLYPGLPEHPGHEVAAKQMRAFGGMISFRVTGGEQEAVDLCAGTKVFTLGESLGGVESLIEHPGRMTHASVAGSALEVPGDLVRLSVGIENVDDLLADLQQALG, encoded by the coding sequence ATGAGCCACGAGCACCTCGACAAGAGCTTCGAGACCATCGCGATCCACGCCGGTAACACCGCGGATCCGCTGACCGGCGCGGTCGTACCCCCGATCTACCAGGTCTCCACCTACAAGCAGGACGGCGTCGGCGGGCTGCGCGGCGGCTACGAGTACAGCCGCAGCGCCAACCCGACGCGTACCGCACTGGAAGAGAACCTGGCGGCGCTGGAGGGCGGTGTCCGCGGGCTCGCCTTCGCGTCCGGCCTGGCCGCCGAGGACTGCCTGCTGCGTACGCTGCTGGCGCCCGGCGACCACGTGGTCATCCCCAACGACGCGTACGGCGGTACGTTCCGCCTCTTCGCCAAGGTCGTCTCCCGGTGGGGTGTGGAGTGGTCGGTCGCCGACACCTCCGACCCGGCGTCCGTACGGGCCGCGGTCACCGACCGTACGAAGGCCATCTGGGTCGAGACGCCCTCGAACCCGCTGCTCGGCATCACCGACATCGCGGCCGTCGCGGCGGTCGCCAAGGACGCCGGGGCCAAGCTGGTCGTCGACAACACCTTCGCGAGCCCCTACCTCCAGCAGCCGCTCGCGCTCGGCGCGGACGTCGTCGTGCACTCCCTGACGAAGTACATGGGCGGTCACTCGGACGTCGTGGGCGGCGCGCTCGTCACCAACTCGACCGAGCTGGGCGAGGAGTTGGCGTACCACCAGAACGCGATGGGCGCGGTCGCCGGGCCGTTCGACTCCTGGCTGGTGCTGCGCGGCATCAAGACGCTGCCCGTCCGTATGGACCGGCACAGCGAGAACGCCGGGAAGATCGCGGAGATGCTGACCCGCCACCCCAAGGTGTCGCAGGTGCTCTACCCGGGGCTGCCCGAGCACCCCGGCCACGAGGTCGCGGCCAAGCAGATGCGCGCCTTCGGCGGCATGATCTCCTTCCGGGTCACCGGCGGTGAGCAGGAGGCGGTCGACCTGTGCGCCGGCACCAAGGTCTTCACGCTCGGTGAGTCGCTGGGCGGCGTCGAGTCGCTGATCGAGCACCCGGGCCGGATGACGCACGCCAGCGTCGCCGGGTCCGCCCTGGAGGTGCCGGGCGACCTGGTGCGTCTGTCGGTCGGCATCGAGAACGTGGACGACCTGCTGGCCGACCTCCAGCAGGCGCTGGGCTGA
- a CDS encoding sigma factor-like helix-turn-helix DNA-binding protein has protein sequence MRERQSERQRRSAREFEAFVAGAGGRLLHAATLLTGEPPEHNERARRLLTAALARTYAHWAPERGEDPYDRTRQELAARFASTAWRYHRRRDRATGVLARLTPQERLVLVLRLYEGVAEEQVAALIGLPSERVRVICTRAIATMRSTPAGPRHPRPRTTAEGVS, from the coding sequence ATGCGCGAGCGGCAGTCGGAACGGCAGCGCCGCAGCGCCCGCGAGTTCGAGGCGTTCGTGGCGGGCGCGGGGGGCCGGCTGCTGCATGCGGCCACCCTGCTCACCGGCGAGCCGCCCGAGCACAACGAGCGGGCCCGGCGCCTGCTGACCGCCGCCCTGGCGCGGACGTACGCGCACTGGGCCCCCGAGCGCGGCGAGGACCCGTACGACCGCACCCGCCAGGAGCTGGCGGCCAGGTTCGCGAGCACCGCCTGGCGCTACCACCGCCGTCGCGACCGGGCGACGGGCGTCCTGGCCCGGCTCACCCCGCAGGAACGGCTCGTCCTGGTGCTGCGGCTGTACGAGGGCGTCGCCGAGGAGCAGGTCGCCGCGCTGATCGGCCTGCCGTCCGAGCGGGTCCGGGTGATCTGCACGCGCGCGATCGCGACGATGCGCAGCACCCCGGCGGGCCCCCGGCACCCGCGCCCGCGGACGACCGCGGAGGGGGTGTCATGA
- a CDS encoding MarR family winged helix-turn-helix transcriptional regulator produces MPTTQDMTSHLDPGLLDALQHQVAIFARRAEQTRLGGVGQVRNSMDRAAYLLLNRLDQEGPMGVKALAAGMGIDSSTVTRQVAPLVDTGLVKRTSHPEDGRAVVLQLSPRGQTRLEEVRSSRRELMAQVTDGWSEEERESFCTLLTRFNSALSARQSAAQDPVAPTS; encoded by the coding sequence ATGCCCACTACTCAGGACATGACTTCCCATCTCGACCCAGGTCTCCTCGATGCCCTCCAGCACCAGGTGGCCATCTTCGCGCGCCGCGCGGAGCAGACCCGTCTCGGCGGCGTCGGCCAGGTCCGCAACTCGATGGACCGCGCGGCGTATCTGCTGCTCAACAGGCTCGACCAGGAAGGCCCGATGGGCGTCAAGGCGCTCGCCGCCGGCATGGGCATCGACTCGTCGACCGTCACCCGCCAGGTCGCCCCGCTCGTCGACACGGGCCTGGTGAAACGGACCTCGCACCCGGAGGACGGCCGCGCGGTCGTGCTCCAGCTGTCCCCGCGCGGCCAGACCCGCCTCGAAGAGGTGCGCTCCTCGCGCCGCGAGCTCATGGCGCAGGTGACGGACGGCTGGAGCGAGGAGGAACGCGAGTCCTTCTGCACCCTCCTGACCCGCTTCAACTCCGCTCTGTCGGCCCGGCAGTCGGCCGCCCAGGACCCGGTGGCGCCGACCTCTTGA
- the ilvA gene encoding threonine ammonia-lyase: MSFSTPDPFRPLILDDVRGAQKMLSGVARMTAMEGSRHLSQLVGAPVHLKCENLQRTGSFKLRGAYVRIAGLRPEEKAAGVVAASAGNHAQGVALASSLLGVRSTVFMPVGAPLPKVAATREYGAEVILHGTVVDETLAAAEAYARETGAVFIHPFDHPDIIAGQGTVGLEILEQCPEVRTILVGVGGGGLAAGIAVAVKAVRPDVKVIGVQAAASASYPPSLAAGHPIAIDPAPTMADGIKVGRPGDVPFALIKELVDGIRTVSEDDLSSALLLCMERAKLVVEPAGASPVAALLSDPGAFRGPVVAVLSGGNVDPVLLQRILRHGMAAAGRYLSLRLRLPDRPGALAALLRSLSVVDANVLDVSHVRTDPRLGLTEVEVELHLETKGPEHCLEVGAALREEGYQVIS, translated from the coding sequence ATGAGCTTCAGTACGCCTGACCCCTTTCGTCCCCTGATCCTCGATGACGTCCGAGGCGCGCAGAAGATGCTCTCGGGGGTCGCCAGGATGACCGCGATGGAAGGGTCCCGGCATCTGTCGCAGCTGGTCGGCGCCCCGGTCCACCTCAAGTGCGAGAACCTCCAGCGCACCGGTTCCTTCAAGCTCAGGGGCGCCTACGTACGGATCGCCGGGCTGCGCCCCGAGGAGAAGGCGGCCGGGGTGGTGGCGGCCAGCGCGGGCAACCACGCGCAGGGCGTGGCGCTGGCGTCCTCGCTCCTCGGCGTGCGCTCCACGGTGTTCATGCCGGTCGGCGCGCCCCTGCCCAAGGTCGCCGCGACCCGGGAGTACGGGGCCGAGGTCATCCTGCACGGCACGGTCGTCGACGAGACGCTGGCGGCCGCCGAGGCGTACGCGCGCGAGACGGGCGCGGTCTTCATCCACCCCTTCGACCACCCGGACATCATCGCGGGCCAGGGCACGGTCGGCCTGGAGATCCTGGAGCAGTGCCCGGAGGTGCGCACGATCCTCGTCGGGGTCGGCGGCGGGGGTCTGGCGGCGGGCATCGCGGTCGCGGTGAAGGCGGTCCGCCCCGATGTGAAGGTGATCGGCGTGCAGGCGGCGGCCTCGGCCTCGTATCCGCCCTCGCTGGCCGCCGGGCACCCCATCGCGATCGACCCGGCGCCGACGATGGCCGACGGGATCAAGGTGGGGCGGCCGGGGGACGTGCCGTTCGCGCTGATCAAGGAGCTGGTGGACGGGATCCGCACGGTCTCCGAGGACGATCTGTCGAGCGCGCTGCTGCTCTGCATGGAGCGGGCCAAGCTGGTCGTGGAGCCCGCCGGGGCGAGCCCGGTGGCGGCGCTGCTGAGCGATCCGGGGGCGTTCCGGGGGCCGGTGGTGGCGGTGCTGTCGGGCGGCAACGTGGACCCGGTGCTGCTCCAGCGGATCCTGCGGCACGGGATGGCGGCGGCCGGGCGCTATCTGAGCCTGCGGCTGCGCCTGCCGGACCGGCCGGGGGCGCTCGCGGCGCTTCTCAGGTCATTGTCAGTGGTCGACGCTAACGTCCTCGATGTGAGCCACGTACGGACCGATCCGCGGCTCGGACTCACGGAAGTGGAGGTGGAGTTGCACCTGGAGACGAAGGGGCCGGAGCACTGCCTGGAGGTCGGGGCGGCGCTGCGGGAGGAGGGGTACCAGGTCATCTCCTGA
- a CDS encoding ATP-binding cassette domain-containing protein, whose amino-acid sequence MPGAIYAEGLVKTFGDVKALDGVDLDVPEGTVLGLLGPNGAGKTTTVRVLTTLLQPDSGRATVAGIDVLKHPNEVRRAIGLSGQFAAVDEYLTGRENLQMVGQLYQMKAKQAKVRAGELLDKFNLADAADRPAKTYSGGMRRRLDLAAALVVSPPVMFMDEPTTGLDPRNRQQLWEVIQELVAGGTTLLLTTQYLEEADHLAHDICVVDHGRVIERGTADQLKARTGGERVEVVVHQHEEIEPARAVLAGFGKGEVAVVEHTRKLTVPVTGGAKLLAEVIRELDNRGVEIDDIGLRRPTLDDVFISLTGHVAEQKDEDENEKEVSK is encoded by the coding sequence ATGCCAGGCGCCATCTATGCCGAAGGCCTGGTGAAGACGTTCGGCGACGTAAAGGCTCTGGACGGCGTGGACCTCGATGTCCCCGAGGGCACGGTTCTGGGCCTGCTCGGCCCCAACGGCGCCGGCAAGACCACCACCGTGCGCGTCCTGACCACCCTGCTCCAGCCCGACAGCGGCCGGGCCACGGTCGCGGGCATCGACGTGCTCAAGCATCCCAACGAGGTGCGCCGCGCGATCGGTCTGTCCGGTCAGTTCGCGGCGGTCGACGAGTATCTGACCGGCCGCGAGAACCTCCAAATGGTCGGCCAGCTCTACCAGATGAAGGCCAAGCAGGCGAAGGTCAGGGCGGGCGAGCTGCTCGACAAGTTCAACCTCGCCGACGCGGCAGACCGCCCCGCCAAGACGTACTCCGGCGGTATGCGCCGCCGGCTCGACCTGGCCGCGGCCCTGGTCGTGTCGCCGCCCGTGATGTTCATGGACGAGCCGACGACCGGCCTCGACCCGCGCAACCGCCAGCAGTTGTGGGAGGTCATCCAGGAACTCGTCGCGGGCGGCACCACCCTGCTGCTCACCACGCAGTATCTGGAAGAGGCCGACCACCTCGCGCACGACATCTGCGTGGTCGACCACGGCCGGGTGATCGAGCGGGGCACCGCCGACCAGCTCAAGGCCCGCACCGGCGGCGAGCGCGTCGAGGTCGTGGTGCACCAGCACGAGGAGATCGAGCCCGCCCGCGCGGTGCTCGCCGGGTTCGGCAAGGGCGAGGTCGCCGTCGTCGAGCACACCCGCAAGCTCACCGTGCCGGTCACCGGCGGCGCCAAGCTGCTCGCCGAGGTCATCCGCGAGCTCGACAACCGCGGAGTGGAGATCGACGACATCGGGCTGCGCCGCCCGACCCTCGACGACGTCTTCATCTCCCTCACCGGCCATGTGGCCGAGCAGAAGGACGAGGACGAGAACGAGAAGGAGGTCTCCAAGTGA
- a CDS encoding ABC transporter permease — MTAVVETPRLTAPQPRGGIVQSVNDSLVVAKRNLIRMMRIPEMIIFGLIQPIMFVVLFSYVFGGSVNIAGSTDPAQYREFLMAGIFAQTVTFATAGAGAGIADDMHKGLIDRFRSLPMARGAVLTGRTLADLVQTALTVVVLAAVGLLVGWRVHHGIPKALGAFALLLLLGYAFSWIGALIGLTVRTPEAATSGGLIWLFPVTFVSNAFVATSGMTPWLRHVAEWNPFSATVQACRDLFGNPGVVPSEAWPMQHPVIASLLWSLLIIVVFRTLAVRKYRSATA; from the coding sequence GTGACCGCCGTCGTCGAAACCCCGCGCCTCACGGCTCCGCAGCCGCGCGGCGGCATCGTCCAGTCGGTCAACGACTCGCTGGTCGTGGCCAAGCGCAATCTGATCCGGATGATGCGCATCCCCGAGATGATCATCTTCGGGCTGATCCAGCCGATCATGTTCGTGGTGCTGTTCAGCTACGTCTTCGGCGGCTCGGTCAACATCGCCGGCAGCACCGACCCGGCGCAGTACCGCGAGTTCCTGATGGCGGGCATCTTCGCCCAGACCGTCACCTTCGCCACGGCCGGCGCCGGCGCGGGCATCGCGGACGACATGCACAAGGGGCTCATCGACCGGTTCCGGTCGCTGCCGATGGCCCGCGGCGCGGTCCTCACCGGCCGCACCCTGGCCGACCTGGTGCAGACGGCCCTGACCGTCGTGGTGCTCGCCGCCGTCGGCCTGCTGGTCGGCTGGCGCGTCCACCACGGCATCCCGAAGGCGCTCGGCGCGTTCGCCCTGCTGCTCCTGCTCGGGTACGCGTTCTCCTGGATCGGCGCCCTGATCGGCCTCACGGTCCGTACGCCGGAGGCGGCCACCTCCGGCGGGCTGATCTGGCTCTTCCCGGTGACGTTCGTGTCCAACGCGTTCGTCGCCACGTCCGGGATGACGCCGTGGCTGCGGCACGTCGCCGAGTGGAACCCGTTCAGCGCCACCGTCCAGGCCTGCCGGGACCTCTTCGGGAACCCGGGCGTGGTGCCGTCCGAGGCCTGGCCGATGCAGCACCCGGTGATCGCCTCGCTGCTCTGGTCGCTGCTGATCATCGTGGTGTTCCGGACCCTGGCGGTGCGCAAGTACCGCTCGGCGACGGCCTGA
- the greA gene encoding transcription elongation factor GreA — MTQTSDNVTWLTQEAYNQLKAELEYLSGPARTEIAVKIAAAREEGDLRENGGYHAAKEEQGKMELRVRQLTQLLEHAKVGEAPAADGVVAPGMLVTIAFDGDKDDTLEFLLASREYASTEIETYSPQSPLGSGVNGKKIGEDAEYELPNGRKSSVKILAATPYTG, encoded by the coding sequence GTGACCCAGACCAGCGACAACGTCACCTGGCTGACCCAGGAGGCGTACAACCAGCTCAAGGCCGAGCTGGAGTATCTGTCTGGTCCCGCGCGCACGGAGATCGCCGTAAAGATCGCGGCGGCCCGTGAGGAGGGTGACCTCCGGGAGAACGGCGGGTACCACGCGGCCAAGGAGGAGCAGGGCAAGATGGAGCTCCGGGTCCGCCAGCTGACCCAGCTCCTCGAACACGCCAAGGTCGGCGAGGCGCCCGCCGCGGACGGTGTGGTCGCCCCCGGCATGCTCGTCACGATCGCCTTCGACGGCGACAAGGACGACACCCTGGAGTTCCTGCTCGCCTCGCGCGAGTACGCGTCGACCGAGATCGAGACGTACTCGCCGCAGTCCCCGCTCGGCTCCGGCGTGAACGGCAAGAAGATCGGCGAGGACGCCGAGTACGAACTGCCGAACGGCAGGAAGTCCTCGGTGAAGATCCTCGCGGCCACGCCGTACACGGGCTGA